One genomic segment of Bernardetia sp. includes these proteins:
- a CDS encoding mevalonate kinase yields MLFGEYGIIHEAMGLALPYDLFQGRLVFKNVTQVSSKIIQSNKELRTFGDYLKKLSKEEDFPIEFDFTSLDFDLEQGLFFESTIPQGFGVGSSGSLTAAMYQRYARKKLRIANGVPTREEISDLKKVFARMESHFHGSSSGFDPLICYLNMPLLIKSKQHIEVTQIPDFETNETTNKGAVFLLNTGRPRRTEPLVNLFLEKCKNQDFANACQNQFIPLNNACIETFLANDLEAMFKNLSDLSHFQYKNFQPMIPSLYRPLWKYGLQTDDYYLKLCGAGGGGFILGFTKDFDKVKHHFSQYQVRVVYEI; encoded by the coding sequence TTGCTTTTCGGTGAATATGGTATTATTCACGAAGCGATGGGACTTGCTCTTCCTTATGATTTATTTCAAGGAAGGCTAGTTTTTAAAAATGTAACACAAGTTTCTTCAAAGATTATTCAATCCAATAAGGAACTCAGAACATTTGGAGATTATCTCAAAAAACTCTCAAAAGAAGAAGACTTTCCCATAGAATTTGACTTTACTTCTTTAGATTTTGATTTAGAACAGGGTTTATTTTTCGAATCTACTATTCCACAAGGTTTTGGAGTAGGAAGTTCGGGGTCGCTTACGGCTGCAATGTACCAGCGTTATGCACGTAAAAAGCTACGCATTGCGAATGGCGTTCCGACAAGAGAAGAAATTAGCGATTTAAAAAAGGTTTTTGCTAGAATGGAAAGTCATTTTCATGGCTCTAGTTCTGGCTTTGACCCTCTGATTTGTTATCTGAATATGCCTTTGCTCATAAAGAGTAAACAGCATATTGAAGTAACTCAGATTCCAGACTTCGAAACGAATGAAACTACAAATAAAGGAGCTGTATTTTTACTCAATACAGGCAGACCACGCCGAACAGAGCCTTTAGTAAATCTTTTCTTAGAAAAGTGTAAAAATCAAGACTTTGCAAATGCCTGCCAAAATCAATTTATACCACTAAACAATGCATGTATAGAAACATTCTTAGCAAATGATTTGGAAGCTATGTTTAAAAACCTAAGTGATTTATCTCATTTTCAATACAAAAACTTCCAGCCTATGATTCCGTCGCTCTACCGTCCTTTGTGGAAATACGGCTTACAAACTGATGATTATTATTTAAAACTCTGTGGCGCAGGAGGTGGAGGTTTTATTTTAGGCTTTACAAAAGATTTTGATAAGGTAAAACATCATTTTTCTCAGTATCAAGTAAGGGTGGTTTATGAGATTTAG
- a CDS encoding UDP-glucuronic acid decarboxylase family protein: MKKILIAGAAGFLGSHLCDRFIAEGYYVIGMDNLLTGNIKNIEHLFELPNFKFYHHDITTFVHVPDDLDYILHFASPASPIDYLKMPIQTLKVGALGTHNLLGLAKAKKARILVASTSEIYGDPEVHPQKEEYWGNVNSVGPRGVYDEAKRFLESITMAYHNAHGVETRMIRIFNTYGPRMRLDDGRVLPTFMRQAIEGEDLSVFGDGSQTRSFCYVDDLVEGIYRLLLSDYHLPMNIGNPSEISISDFAEEIIKLTGTSQKVVYHDLPQDDPKQRCPDITKAKEILGWSPKVDRAEGLKRTYKFFKEILDKKATDKAVKA, from the coding sequence ATGAAAAAAATACTTATTGCAGGTGCAGCTGGCTTCTTAGGTTCTCATCTCTGCGACCGTTTTATTGCAGAAGGTTATTATGTTATCGGAATGGATAACCTCTTGACGGGAAATATCAAAAATATTGAACATCTTTTTGAACTACCTAACTTCAAATTCTATCATCATGACATTACTACGTTTGTGCATGTGCCTGATGATTTAGACTATATTCTACACTTTGCTTCTCCTGCCTCTCCTATTGATTATCTCAAAATGCCTATCCAAACTCTTAAAGTAGGGGCATTGGGAACACACAATCTTTTAGGACTTGCCAAAGCAAAAAAAGCTAGAATTTTGGTAGCTTCTACTTCTGAAATTTATGGCGACCCAGAAGTGCACCCTCAAAAAGAAGAATATTGGGGAAATGTAAACTCTGTTGGTCCTCGTGGCGTGTATGATGAAGCCAAACGCTTTTTGGAATCTATCACAATGGCATACCACAATGCACACGGTGTGGAAACTCGTATGATTCGTATCTTCAATACCTACGGCCCTCGTATGCGCCTAGATGATGGACGTGTTTTGCCTACATTTATGCGTCAAGCAATTGAAGGAGAAGATTTGTCTGTATTTGGAGACGGTTCTCAAACTCGTTCGTTTTGCTATGTAGATGATTTGGTAGAAGGAATTTATAGACTTCTTTTGAGTGATTATCATTTACCAATGAACATAGGCAACCCTAGTGAGATTTCTATTTCTGACTTTGCAGAAGAGATTATCAAACTCACAGGAACATCTCAAAAAGTTGTCTATCACGACTTGCCACAAGACGACCCAAAACAACGCTGCCCAGACATAACGAAGGCAAAAGAAATTTTGGGCTGGTCTCCAAAAGTTGATAGAGCAGAAGGATTAAAGCGAACATACAAATTTTTTAAAGAGATTTTAGATAAAAAAGCTACTGATAAAGCTGTTAAGGCATAA
- a CDS encoding PhoH family protein: MVEKIIPLKDISLVDFLGVENRNIKEISLSFPNSKIVARGNELRIQGNRPELLHINEIINLLLEHYNRYGLVSVEDVRSYIEQDADMISQARQKDENLVYGVQGTPIKAKTPNQRELVTAATNNDVVFALGPAGTGKTYIAVALAVRALKNKQVKKIIITRPAVEAGESLGFLPGDMKEKIDPYLRPIYDALADMIAPEKLKFYQDTNVIEIAPIAYMRGRTLSNAFVLLDEAQNTTTMQLKMFLTRLGLDSKMIITGDMSQVDLPRNVSSGLAQTVKILRDIEGISIVELSGKDVVRHKLVRHIISAYESLEDQLAEKAEQRREAIIKESRESRAKKRDGRENAFDKDKEKE, translated from the coding sequence TTGGTAGAAAAAATAATACCTTTAAAGGATATTTCGTTAGTGGATTTTTTGGGTGTCGAAAACAGAAATATCAAAGAAATTTCACTCTCTTTTCCCAATAGTAAGATAGTGGCTCGTGGAAACGAACTTCGCATACAAGGTAATCGTCCCGAACTCTTACACATCAACGAAATTATTAATCTTCTCTTAGAACACTACAATCGATACGGTTTGGTTTCAGTAGAAGATGTCAGAAGTTATATTGAGCAAGATGCTGATATGATTTCGCAAGCACGCCAAAAAGATGAAAACTTAGTCTATGGCGTACAGGGCACACCTATCAAAGCAAAAACTCCTAATCAGAGAGAACTTGTAACGGCAGCAACAAACAATGATGTCGTTTTTGCACTCGGTCCAGCAGGAACAGGAAAAACCTATATTGCTGTTGCTTTGGCTGTTCGTGCCTTGAAAAATAAACAGGTCAAAAAAATAATCATCACTCGCCCTGCTGTGGAAGCTGGAGAAAGTTTGGGTTTTCTTCCTGGTGATATGAAAGAAAAAATTGACCCTTATTTGCGTCCGATTTATGATGCTTTGGCTGATATGATTGCGCCTGAAAAGCTCAAATTTTATCAAGATACAAATGTCATTGAAATTGCACCGATTGCCTATATGCGTGGGCGAACGCTCTCCAATGCTTTTGTTCTTTTAGATGAGGCACAAAACACGACAACAATGCAACTTAAAATGTTTCTCACTCGCTTAGGATTAGATTCAAAAATGATAATCACTGGTGATATGTCGCAGGTAGATTTACCAAGAAACGTTTCTTCTGGACTTGCCCAAACTGTTAAGATTCTTAGAGATATTGAGGGAATTTCTATTGTAGAGCTTTCTGGAAAAGATGTGGTTCGTCATAAACTTGTTCGTCATATTATCTCAGCTTACGAATCTTTAGAAGACCAATTAGCCGAAAAAGCAGAACAAAGAAGAGAAGCTATCATTAAAGAAAGTAGAGAAAGCAGAGCAAAAAAACGAGATGGTAGAGAAAATGCTTTTGATAAAGACAAAGAAAAAGAGTAA
- a CDS encoding anhydro-N-acetylmuramic acid kinase, which translates to MKKSYYSIGIMSGTSLDGLDIALCKFENDREKQNKTSLWKYEIINTQFVEYKPFWKEKLQNAHFLSALELKKLETEWTDFVAENVNNFVLQSKEFNFSNLDCISSHGHTIFHQPAQNKGELGFTLQVGNGAMLAAKTGCQVVCDFRQTDVALGGQGAPLVPIGDELLFADYDFCLNLGGIANISFNTFHQNKTSRIAFDICPCNMVLNFLSNQLGFAYDKGGKLAKQGKIDKKLLQKLNHLTFYSESYPKSLGREWVEQNIFPLLHLPQNIETVESQQKIKDFLHTLTYHSAFQIAESIKKTEGGLEKSIRKKRKVLVTGGGAYNDVLIHYLKELSPQVEILKGNSTLIAYKEALIFAFLGVLRLRKQTNTLATVTGAVKDSCGGTIYLAEPMTFSSS; encoded by the coding sequence ATGAAAAAAAGTTATTATAGTATCGGTATTATGTCAGGTACTTCATTAGACGGGCTAGATATTGCACTTTGTAAGTTTGAAAACGATAGAGAAAAGCAAAACAAGACTTCATTGTGGAAATATGAAATTATCAATACGCAATTTGTGGAATACAAACCATTTTGGAAAGAAAAACTACAAAACGCACATTTTTTATCAGCCCTAGAACTAAAAAAGTTAGAAACTGAATGGACAGATTTTGTGGCTGAAAATGTAAATAATTTTGTTTTGCAAAGTAAAGAGTTTAATTTCTCTAATTTAGATTGTATTTCCTCTCACGGACACACTATTTTTCATCAGCCTGCCCAAAATAAAGGAGAATTAGGTTTTACTTTACAAGTAGGAAATGGTGCAATGTTGGCAGCCAAAACAGGCTGTCAAGTGGTTTGTGATTTTCGCCAAACCGATGTTGCTTTAGGGGGGCAGGGTGCGCCACTTGTTCCGATAGGCGACGAGTTGTTGTTTGCTGATTATGATTTTTGCTTGAATTTGGGAGGAATAGCAAATATTTCATTTAACACATTCCATCAAAATAAAACTTCTCGTATTGCCTTTGATATTTGTCCGTGTAATATGGTATTGAATTTTCTTTCTAACCAGCTGGGTTTTGCGTATGATAAAGGGGGAAAGTTAGCAAAACAGGGTAAAATAGATAAAAAATTACTTCAAAAATTGAATCATCTGACTTTTTATAGTGAAAGCTATCCTAAGTCTTTGGGAAGAGAATGGGTAGAACAAAATATTTTTCCTTTACTACATCTACCTCAAAATATAGAAACTGTGGAGAGCCAACAAAAAATAAAAGATTTCTTACACACACTAACCTATCACTCTGCTTTTCAGATAGCAGAAAGTATCAAAAAGACAGAAGGAGGTTTAGAAAAATCTATCAGAAAGAAAAGGAAAGTCTTGGTTACAGGAGGAGGAGCATACAATGATGTATTAATTCATTATCTGAAGGAATTGTCTCCACAAGTAGAAATTTTGAAGGGAAACTCTACATTAATTGCCTATAAAGAGGCTCTAATTTTTGCTTTTTTGGGTGTTTTGAGACTTAGAAAACAAACCAATACACTTGCAACAGTTACAGGAGCAGTAAAAGATAGCTGTGGAGGAACAATTTATTTAGCTGAACCTATGACGTTTTCATCTTCTTGA
- a CDS encoding DUF5723 family protein produces MAAFGQELTSYAVTGRGGVATTFSTDYQAIGVNPANLAIRKSFRDPYVTIGFLEGNIGFYTENVTFEQILRSYFPKTFNGGNNYQLSYAQKEQAAADLATNPISTTINATLFGLHLSSEKYGGLAFSIRDKLDFYSKTNPTLSQILFLGQNAPFFSSLLLSNGEVIDNNSSVTPTQRDQVVFGFRPDSVKYGEVMNNSTIQMLWTREYNVAYGAKIFDSYNVQVFAGLGARYISGITLIDLEAQNNEFVGETIALSPSFPVEGFDIPSSTNVGYEPKKGFSRFAFPKPIGNGYGIDVGLNVVIKRNLYLGAALINYGKMTWTGNVYNLNNEGVLNQIQGTGFDNYNFVTYSPETFQLGGEGSALSWEGSEKFDDELPAMARFGASYEFFKTAHLGFDILVPLNIDAPGSLASNLYAIGGDLKLNKLLTLSSGISTGGNQDFNINIPIGITYNARRGHYEAGFSTQDISSFIGDLENGGNNLSFALGFLRFKF; encoded by the coding sequence ATGGCTGCCTTTGGACAAGAACTGACGTCTTATGCCGTAACAGGTAGAGGAGGTGTGGCTACTACTTTTTCAACAGATTATCAAGCTATCGGTGTAAATCCTGCTAACCTAGCTATTCGTAAGAGTTTTAGAGACCCTTATGTAACTATTGGTTTTTTAGAGGGTAATATTGGGTTCTACACAGAGAATGTAACCTTTGAACAAATTTTAAGAAGTTACTTTCCCAAAACATTTAATGGAGGAAACAATTATCAACTCTCTTATGCTCAAAAAGAACAAGCTGCTGCAGATTTAGCAACAAATCCTATTTCTACTACTATTAATGCTACACTTTTTGGACTTCATCTAAGTTCTGAAAAATATGGGGGACTAGCTTTCAGTATTCGTGATAAACTAGATTTTTACAGTAAAACAAACCCTACACTTAGCCAAATTCTCTTTTTAGGACAAAATGCTCCTTTTTTTAGTTCGCTTTTGCTTTCTAATGGAGAAGTTATAGACAATAATTCTTCTGTAACCCCAACCCAAAGAGACCAAGTTGTCTTCGGATTTCGCCCAGATTCTGTCAAGTATGGAGAAGTGATGAATAATTCTACGATTCAAATGCTTTGGACAAGAGAATACAATGTAGCCTATGGCGCCAAAATATTTGATAGCTACAATGTTCAAGTGTTTGCAGGTCTTGGAGCAAGATATATTAGTGGAATCACACTTATAGATTTAGAAGCTCAAAACAATGAGTTTGTAGGAGAAACAATAGCTCTTTCTCCTTCTTTTCCAGTAGAAGGTTTTGATATTCCTAGCTCTACTAATGTAGGATATGAGCCTAAAAAAGGATTTTCTCGCTTTGCTTTTCCAAAACCTATTGGTAACGGTTATGGGATTGATGTCGGATTGAATGTTGTAATCAAGAGAAATTTGTACTTAGGAGCAGCTCTTATTAACTACGGAAAAATGACGTGGACAGGAAATGTATATAATCTGAATAATGAAGGAGTTTTGAATCAAATTCAAGGAACTGGTTTTGATAATTACAACTTTGTTACCTATTCACCTGAAACATTTCAACTTGGAGGAGAGGGCTCTGCTCTATCTTGGGAAGGCAGTGAAAAGTTTGACGACGAACTGCCAGCTATGGCTCGTTTTGGAGCAAGCTATGAGTTTTTCAAAACAGCTCACTTAGGTTTTGATATTTTAGTACCACTAAATATAGATGCCCCTGGTAGTTTGGCTAGTAATTTATATGCTATTGGAGGCGATTTAAAGCTCAACAAACTTCTTACACTTTCATCTGGAATCAGTACAGGAGGCAATCAAGATTTTAATATCAATATTCCTATTGGTATTACTTACAACGCACGCAGAGGACACTATGAGGCTGGGTTTAGTACTCAAGATATTTCTTCTTTTATTGGCGACTTAGAAAATGGGGGTAACAATCTTTCTTTTGCACTCGGTTTTCTTAGGTTTAAGTTCTAA
- a CDS encoding S8 family serine peptidase, with amino-acid sequence MNIRNYPFLAAFCIIFLQCILSESAFSQHLDYFGKTKYWVFLSEKDTTHHDYTTAISEQTIKNRTLQNLPLWQYSDISINKKFISNIENTVTEKVLIKSKWLNAVSIYLNDEEVKRVQNLPFVTHLEPLTTKWQITSYSKQQKKEMGRAMQQLELPVFEEQKLTGKGITIGVIDAGFYGSDKSPYLKHLDSSRILGMRDFVNPKQKDLFREKETSDDSHGKTVLEMIGGHEKYAKQVGAASEAKFYLARTDHGVTETRSEEDYWVAAMEWMDSAGVKLINTSLGYSVGFDDKKENYETAQMDGKTSVVSKAVNTAFNEKGILIVVSAGNEGWDDWKIVSTPGDSPFALSVGATNGAGLKMGYSSIGADFVEFLKPNVACYSLTGTSFSAPNITGFAACLWEKKPNATNKEIFETIEKSASLYPFGNNFIGYGIPKASKAIEILEGKEVKPTIKKVEEKGTSFKFDLPADARYVIFHKEDNRIVIDQDSDKANDKKALKITIKKPKNTKFSTVYIEGIGGFEIEWK; translated from the coding sequence ATGAATATACGTAACTATCCTTTTTTGGCTGCATTTTGTATCATTTTTTTACAATGTATCCTTTCTGAATCTGCTTTCTCACAGCATCTTGATTATTTTGGCAAAACCAAATACTGGGTTTTCTTATCTGAAAAAGACACTACTCATCACGACTACACAACTGCTATTTCAGAACAAACTATCAAAAACAGAACATTACAAAACCTTCCGTTGTGGCAGTATAGTGATATTTCAATAAATAAAAAATTTATTTCAAATATAGAAAATACAGTAACAGAAAAAGTACTCATCAAGTCAAAATGGCTCAATGCTGTTTCTATCTACCTCAATGATGAAGAAGTAAAAAGAGTTCAAAATCTTCCATTCGTAACCCACTTAGAACCTCTCACTACAAAATGGCAAATTACATCTTATTCCAAACAACAAAAAAAAGAAATGGGCAGGGCAATGCAGCAGCTAGAATTGCCTGTATTTGAAGAACAAAAACTAACAGGAAAAGGAATTACTATCGGTGTGATTGATGCTGGGTTTTATGGTAGTGATAAAAGTCCTTATTTGAAACATTTGGATTCAAGTCGTATTTTAGGAATGCGTGATTTTGTAAACCCAAAACAGAAAGACCTTTTCAGAGAAAAAGAAACTTCTGACGATTCTCACGGAAAAACAGTTTTGGAAATGATAGGAGGACATGAAAAATATGCTAAACAAGTAGGAGCTGCTTCGGAAGCTAAATTTTACTTAGCCAGAACAGACCACGGCGTAACAGAAACACGTTCAGAAGAAGATTATTGGGTGGCTGCTATGGAATGGATGGATAGTGCAGGAGTAAAGCTAATAAATACTTCACTTGGCTATTCTGTTGGTTTTGATGATAAGAAAGAAAACTATGAAACTGCTCAGATGGATGGGAAAACAAGTGTTGTGAGTAAGGCTGTCAATACAGCTTTCAATGAAAAAGGAATTTTGATAGTAGTGTCGGCAGGAAATGAAGGCTGGGACGATTGGAAAATTGTTTCTACACCAGGGGATAGTCCGTTTGCTCTTTCTGTGGGTGCAACGAATGGAGCTGGGTTAAAAATGGGTTATAGCAGTATAGGAGCTGACTTTGTAGAGTTTTTAAAGCCAAATGTTGCTTGTTATTCTCTTACAGGCACATCGTTTTCTGCGCCTAATATTACTGGTTTTGCAGCATGTTTGTGGGAGAAAAAACCAAATGCAACGAACAAAGAAATCTTTGAAACCATAGAAAAATCAGCAAGTCTTTATCCTTTTGGAAATAACTTTATAGGTTATGGAATACCAAAAGCCTCAAAGGCTATAGAAATTTTAGAAGGTAAAGAAGTAAAACCAACTATAAAAAAAGTAGAAGAAAAAGGGACTTCTTTTAAATTTGATTTACCAGCAGATGCTCGCTATGTCATTTTTCACAAGGAAGATAATCGTATCGTCATAGACCAAGATTCAGACAAGGCAAATGACAAAAAAGCCCTAAAAATTACCATCAAAAAACCTAAGAATACAAAATTCAGCACTGTTTATATTGAAGGTATTGGTGGTTTTGAAATTGAATGGAAATAA
- a CDS encoding archaemetzincin: MPKSILSVYFILSILISCTPKPKPFPEEGFTNLADSMEFVLKKYQFYIEEPKFGEWLERNKEKGQTFDEYWSGNIAPTQPTAERNKIYLQLYGDFDKTQLRLMDSVQRFLSIFYQLPIERLESVVLDSTKLDGNNWRNHKNNGFQVKTGFILDSLEKNLPKDGILLVGFTTEDLYPSEKWNFVFGQARLYDRVGVWSMKRFGEVDVINKDTDAFDLALERTCKTAVHEIGHIFSIRHCIFYRCAMQGANNLKELDGHPAYFCPVCDAKIISNLELPLSRRYENLAAFWKNQRQLETSNYYKKSAMQLKRLEVMDN, from the coding sequence ATGCCTAAGAGTATTTTATCCGTTTATTTTATCTTGTCAATTCTCATTTCCTGCACTCCTAAACCTAAGCCATTTCCAGAAGAAGGCTTTACCAACTTAGCCGATTCAATGGAGTTTGTATTAAAAAAATATCAGTTTTATATAGAAGAACCTAAGTTTGGCGAGTGGCTAGAGCGTAATAAAGAAAAAGGACAAACTTTTGATGAATATTGGAGTGGCAATATAGCACCCACACAACCCACAGCAGAAAGAAATAAAATTTATCTTCAGCTTTATGGAGACTTTGACAAAACACAGCTTCGTCTTATGGATTCAGTGCAGCGTTTTCTGTCTATTTTTTATCAGCTGCCGATAGAGAGATTAGAAAGTGTGGTTTTAGATTCTACCAAATTAGATGGAAATAATTGGAGAAACCACAAAAATAATGGTTTTCAAGTCAAGACGGGTTTTATATTGGATTCTTTGGAAAAAAATCTCCCTAAAGATGGTATTTTATTAGTTGGGTTTACAACAGAAGATTTATATCCTAGTGAAAAATGGAATTTTGTTTTTGGACAGGCTCGTCTTTATGACAGAGTGGGTGTTTGGTCTATGAAACGCTTTGGCGAAGTAGATGTAATAAATAAAGATACTGATGCTTTTGATTTGGCGTTAGAACGCACTTGCAAAACAGCCGTTCACGAAATAGGACATATTTTTTCTATTCGTCATTGCATTTTTTATCGTTGTGCGATGCAAGGAGCAAATAACCTAAAAGAACTAGACGGACACCCAGCCTATTTTTGTCCAGTATGTGATGCTAAAATAATTTCAAATTTAGAACTACCTCTTTCTAGGCGTTATGAAAACCTAGCTGCCTTTTGGAAAAACCAAAGACAGCTAGAAACAAGTAATTATTATAAAAAGTCAGCAATGCAATTAAAAAGACTAGAAGTAATGGACAATTAA
- a CDS encoding tetratricopeptide repeat protein has product MHFKKNNIYTVLLFLLFSYSFSSNLIASQADSLASVYKGIDKKEKIEWLKNFVKSDISAEEKIRFLNMALLEDKASHILKAKIYAALGFLKDNEGNSIEAIEAYENALSIQKNANEIALDTLADNWKTSLATIFHYIGDYQKAYTIYMEVLQNVEKQGKKETLASINKMVGDVHRNLENEEEAIRYYNSALEIYKELGIKRGEASTSNSLGILYSDQNQPQKALKFYRKTLQLCKEIDFETGIALTLNNIGYELFILSNYDSAYHYYEEALHLKEKLQNTYSMSATLVNMGQVRLKQKEYVEAKLLFEKSLELAIETKNKSVELENYQYLSELYQKINKTAEALEMLQKYIKLKEVIFEENKLEKINELEARFQAGKKEQQIGFLKQKAEWEEGKSYLLGGVAFLAIIVIILAFRRIRGKQQANQLLSEKNKEITKANRKVTESITYAKHIQDAVQVNETSIFNIFPNYFIFNRPKDIVGGDCLWFAQKENTFYLALADCTGHGVAGAFMTILCNSLLNDIFNHHNSSNGKLAPAEILEKLDNLLQKSLHQKQTQIKDGMDMAIIQIKTNEKELVYAGAKIPLYYKLPNQELHCIKATRRPIGEHQFRNRRKNFENITLEIQKGLKIFISSDGLQDQFGGKENKKFMRKNFEKLIANDIPLSDQEIEIIEKLENWKGDQPQTDDIMVVGLEF; this is encoded by the coding sequence ATGCACTTTAAAAAAAATAATATATATACTGTTTTACTTTTTTTACTTTTTTCATATTCCTTCTCTTCTAATTTAATAGCTTCACAAGCTGATAGCTTAGCCAGCGTCTATAAAGGTATTGATAAAAAAGAAAAGATAGAATGGCTAAAAAACTTTGTAAAATCTGATATTTCAGCAGAAGAAAAAATAAGATTTCTCAATATGGCTCTCTTAGAAGACAAAGCAAGTCATATCTTGAAGGCTAAAATATATGCAGCTTTAGGATTTTTGAAAGATAATGAGGGAAACTCTATTGAGGCAATAGAGGCATATGAAAATGCTTTGTCCATTCAAAAGAATGCAAATGAAATTGCATTAGATACATTAGCTGACAACTGGAAAACATCTTTAGCAACTATATTTCACTATATAGGAGATTACCAAAAAGCCTATACAATATATATGGAGGTACTTCAAAATGTAGAGAAACAAGGCAAGAAAGAGACCTTAGCCAGTATTAATAAAATGGTTGGTGATGTACATAGAAATTTAGAGAATGAAGAAGAAGCAATACGATATTATAATAGTGCATTAGAAATATACAAAGAATTAGGCATAAAACGTGGAGAAGCATCTACTTCCAATAGTTTAGGAATCCTTTACTCTGACCAAAATCAACCTCAAAAAGCATTAAAGTTTTATCGCAAAACATTACAACTTTGTAAAGAAATTGATTTTGAAACAGGAATTGCACTAACCTTAAATAATATTGGTTATGAACTTTTTATCCTTTCTAATTACGACTCTGCTTATCATTACTATGAAGAAGCTCTACATTTAAAGGAAAAGCTTCAAAATACTTATAGCATGTCTGCCACCCTTGTCAATATGGGACAAGTTCGGTTAAAGCAAAAAGAATATGTAGAAGCAAAACTTTTGTTTGAGAAAAGTTTAGAACTTGCTATAGAGACAAAAAACAAGTCTGTAGAACTAGAAAATTACCAATACCTTTCAGAACTTTATCAGAAAATAAACAAAACTGCAGAAGCATTAGAGATGCTTCAAAAATATATTAAGCTAAAAGAAGTCATTTTTGAAGAAAATAAGCTAGAAAAAATAAATGAATTAGAGGCTCGCTTTCAAGCAGGAAAAAAAGAACAACAAATTGGATTTTTAAAACAGAAAGCTGAATGGGAAGAAGGAAAGTCATATTTATTGGGAGGAGTAGCCTTTTTAGCAATCATAGTAATAATTTTAGCATTTAGAAGAATAAGAGGAAAACAACAGGCGAATCAACTTTTATCAGAAAAAAATAAAGAAATTACGAAAGCAAATCGAAAAGTAACAGAAAGTATTACCTATGCAAAACATATTCAAGATGCTGTTCAAGTCAATGAAACAAGCATTTTTAATATTTTTCCTAATTATTTTATATTCAATCGCCCTAAAGACATTGTAGGTGGAGATTGCCTTTGGTTTGCTCAAAAAGAAAACACATTCTACCTAGCTTTAGCAGACTGTACAGGACATGGGGTTGCAGGAGCTTTCATGACTATTCTCTGCAACTCTCTCCTCAATGATATTTTTAATCATCATAATTCATCAAATGGAAAACTTGCTCCTGCCGAAATACTAGAAAAATTAGACAATTTATTGCAAAAATCTCTGCATCAAAAACAAACACAAATAAAAGATGGAATGGATATGGCTATCATCCAAATAAAAACAAATGAAAAAGAATTAGTTTATGCAGGTGCAAAAATTCCTCTATATTATAAACTACCCAACCAAGAACTACACTGTATAAAAGCCACTAGGAGACCCATAGGTGAGCATCAATTTAGGAATAGAAGAAAAAACTTTGAAAATATTACTTTAGAAATACAAAAAGGATTAAAGATTTTTATTTCTTCTGATGGACTTCAAGACCAGTTTGGAGGAAAAGAGAATAAAAAATTTATGAGAAAAAACTTTGAAAAATTGATTGCTAATGATATTCCTCTTTCTGATCAAGAAATAGAAATTATTGAAAAATTAGAAAACTGGAAAGGTGATCAGCCGCAAACAGATGATATTATGGTAGTTGGTCTTGAGTTTTAA
- a CDS encoding DUF421 domain-containing protein yields the protein MKDIFFTSWENIAKVCIMTFFAYLAIIFLLRISGKRTLSKMNAFDFIVTVALGSILASTSLNKKIAISEGVTCFAILIVMQYIITWLSVRFKFVKNLITSKPILLHYKGELYEKVMKKERITLDEIYLTARKQGIDNLKDIDAIVLETTGDISIMKKVNDKTAQTMKGVETNNSEIK from the coding sequence ATGAAGGACATTTTTTTTACAAGTTGGGAAAATATAGCTAAGGTTTGTATTATGACCTTTTTTGCTTATTTAGCTATTATTTTTTTACTACGCATTTCAGGAAAGAGAACTCTCTCAAAAATGAATGCCTTTGATTTCATAGTTACAGTAGCACTTGGTTCTATACTTGCTTCCACATCGCTCAATAAAAAAATCGCAATTTCAGAAGGAGTTACATGTTTTGCTATACTCATCGTTATGCAATATATAATTACTTGGCTTTCTGTTCGTTTCAAATTTGTAAAAAATCTAATAACTAGCAAGCCTATTTTACTGCATTACAAAGGAGAATTGTATGAAAAAGTTATGAAAAAAGAACGTATTACCCTTGATGAGATTTATTTGACTGCAAGAAAGCAAGGAATTGATAATTTGAAAGATATTGATGCTATTGTTTTAGAAACAACTGGAGATATAAGTATAATGAAAAAAGTTAATGACAAAACAGCACAAACAATGAAAGGTGTTGAGACAAATAATTCAGAAATCAAGTAA